From the Psychrobacter sp. P11F6 genome, the window GGCATAACGAGCAATGATACCTTGATTGGGGTAGTCATTGTCAGTAATCGTACGTGGGGTTGGTGCTTGAGTCAGGTAATCCATACGGACACTGATGATGGTTTTTGCCCCTTCTACCAGTTGGTCAGGATTTGCCCGCAGTTCATGGTTGTTATGCATAAACTGCAGTTGTCCCTCATAGCCTTTATCGAGCCATTGTTGCAATTGTACAATCTGCTTAGCAAATAAAGGATGATGCACCGATAAAAAACCGCAGTCGGCAAATCCTAAAGCCTGTGCTTGGTCTTTAATCCATTGTTTGACATCCACTGTGGTGGTAAATGTTGGGCTATTATTCACCTTAATCTTTTTTTCGGACGCAGGCTTAGGTTCAAAAGAGATTTTCTTAGCTGATTTCTGCTGGGTTGAAGAGATAGGTAAGTTTACTTTAGGAAGGTTATTCATGTGTGACAGTAGGCGATAGAGTGAATACCGATATAATAAGCCAGTGAGCTAAGAGCGCAAGTATAAAAGCAAATAATTTCACATTCATATTGATACATACGTTGATGTAAGTGTTTGCTAAGCTGATGTTAAATGATAGCAATCATATCTCAATAAAATAAAAAATCAGCAAAAAATACTCAAGGATTAGTTATGAAAAATCAGATCAATTTATCACCTATAAAAAGTACAAAACCTATCCCGTTATATAGCAGTGAACAACTCTATGCGATGGAGCAAGCATGGTTTGTAGAGGGGCATGATAGTTTTGGGTTGATGAAACAAGCAGCCTGGCAAATGGCGCAACACATAGAACAATTATATGAACAAAAGCAATTAAATATATATCCATCAGCCACTACTTATGTGCCTCGTCAGCATCGAGTGAGCATTTGGGTTGGAAAGGGTAATAATGGTGGCGACGGTTGGCTCATTGCTTATTATTTACAGCAAATGGGTTGGCAGGTACAAGTGATAACAGTGGGTTTTGAGAGTGATGATTTTGATACCAGTAACATAACAGTATTCTCCGACGCAAAAAAAGCCCTAAAAGAGGCGCTATTGGCCAATTGCCCTTATCGACGCTTTGAAAATAGTGCTTGTGATCTAGAAGAAGGAATAGATGGTAATCTGCAAGCCGAAGTTTATATTGATGCGTTGTTTGGTATTGGACTGGATCGTGCGCCTACAGGTATTTATAAAACAGCCATTAGCACTTTTAATGAGTTATCTAAAGGAAATAACACCTTGGCCATTGCGGTTGATATTCCAAGTGGTTTGGTGGCTTCGACTGGCGAAGTGTTTGAGCATGTGGCTATACAAGCTGATATAACGCTATGCTTAATTGCACGGAAATTCGGTTTGCATACCAAGGATGGTATGGATCATAGCGGCAAGGTAATTGATATACCGCTGATACCTTATCCAATAAATGATAAAAGGTTCATCCCAGTAGCAACACTAATTACTACTGCATATGGTCTAAGTCCTCGCCGTCAAAATAGCTACAAAGGTAGCTATGGTCATGTACTGATTATTGGCGGTAATCGTATCGATGGCTCACAAGGTATGGGCGGCGCTGCGATATTGTCTGCTTCGAGCTCGATGGCGGCAGGAGCGGGTAAAATTACAGTTGCTTGCCATGAGGCTTTTCATAGCGCCTTATTAACTTCGCTACCAGATGCAATGACGATTAATTTGCATGATGTGGATGGAGTGCAGGAGTTAATTAAGTCAGCCACTGTGATTGCGATTGGTA encodes:
- a CDS encoding bifunctional ADP-dependent NAD(P)H-hydrate dehydratase/NAD(P)H-hydrate epimerase produces the protein MKNQINLSPIKSTKPIPLYSSEQLYAMEQAWFVEGHDSFGLMKQAAWQMAQHIEQLYEQKQLNIYPSATTYVPRQHRVSIWVGKGNNGGDGWLIAYYLQQMGWQVQVITVGFESDDFDTSNITVFSDAKKALKEALLANCPYRRFENSACDLEEGIDGNLQAEVYIDALFGIGLDRAPTGIYKTAISTFNELSKGNNTLAIAVDIPSGLVASTGEVFEHVAIQADITLCLIARKFGLHTKDGMDHSGKVIDIPLIPYPINDKRFIPVATLITTAYGLSPRRQNSYKGSYGHVLIIGGNRIDGSQGMGGAAILSASSSMAAGAGKITVACHEAFHSALLTSLPDAMTINLHDVDGVQELIKSATVIAIGMGLGRDERAKVLFIKYLQTAMTAKKAIVIDADGLYHLASLQLEHHELVSQLREYSVNHQVCLTPHSGETARLLNKRISEVESNRLQAIKQCATTYGGEWVLKGAGSLILEQGLDEHHVYVCAAGNAGMATAGMGDVLSGVIAGLLAQQDLSSGMQSLHQAVVIHGLAGDTLVNQSNNTLLVGQRGLQAQDMPAAIRHMMQLLINVYN